The sequence GAGAGGAGCTGGCGGAGGTCTTTGGCCGCTGCTACGGCCTGCGCCTCATCGGGCTGCGCTACTTCAACGTCTTCGGTGCGCGGCAAAGCCCCGAGGGCCCTTATGCCGCGGTCATCCCGCGCTTCTTCGCCGCGGCGCGTTCGGGCGAGGCGCCGGTGATCTATGGCGATGGCGAGCAGAGCCGAGACTTCACCCACGTCGATGACGCGGTCCGTGCCAACCTCCTGGCCGCGGTGGCGCCGGACAGCGCCTGCGGCCGGGCCTACAACGTCAGCGGCGGCCGGGCGGTGACCATCAACCAGCTGGCGCAGAAGGTGCGCCAGCTCGCCGGCGGTGCGAAACCGGTCTACGAGCCGCCACGGGCGGGCGACGTCCGGGCCTCGCTGGCGG comes from bacterium and encodes:
- a CDS encoding NAD-dependent epimerase/dehydratase family protein; amino-acid sequence: VGGTANLFAEARDAEVERIVYASSSSVYGDDPGLPKQEGREGRPLSPYALSKVMGEELAEVFGRCYGLRLIGLRYFNVFGARQSPEGPYAAVIPRFFAAARSGEAPVIYGDGEQSRDFTHVDDAVRANLLAAVAPDSACGRAYNVSGGRAVTINQLAQKVRQLAGGAKPVYEPPRAGDVRASLA